From one Leptospiraceae bacterium genomic stretch:
- the folK gene encoding 2-amino-4-hydroxy-6-hydroxymethyldihydropteridine diphosphokinase, producing the protein MSELNSHKSLISIGSNLGDRLQYIQQSIIEVESIPTKIIAKSRILETKALEITDQPDFLNCILLIETNLSPLALLDQLQLIESKLRRIKRYDKGPREIDLDILTYDELVITNERLTLPHHSIETRPFIKELMAGLNPTLR; encoded by the coding sequence TTGTCAGAGTTAAATTCACATAAATCCCTAATATCTATTGGATCTAATCTAGGTGATAGATTACAATACATCCAACAATCAATCATAGAAGTGGAAAGTATTCCAACAAAGATAATTGCTAAGTCTCGCATTCTAGAAACAAAAGCTTTAGAAATAACAGATCAACCCGATTTCTTAAACTGTATTTTATTGATTGAAACAAATCTTTCCCCACTTGCCCTATTAGACCAACTACAGCTAATCGAGAGTAAACTCAGAAGAATTAAGCGATACGATAAAGGACCAAGAGAAATTGATTTAGATATTTTGACCTACGATGAATTGGTGATTACTAACGAGCGATTAACGCTACCACATCATTCCATAGAGACCAGACCTTTTATTAAAGAGTTGATGGCGGGTTTAAACCCTACTCTAAGATAA
- a CDS encoding PAS domain S-box protein: MINNVIHTLLLIEDDPIIALSETIFLEKEGFKVIHAYSGENAIDYLKSNSNGVHLILMDIDLGSENMIGTEAAKIIVNEFNIPLVFLSSHVEKDVVEKTEDITSYGYIVKNSGNTVLLTSIKMALKLYYSNKKLKESEERLQITIQSIGDEFITTDLNGNITIMNPIAEKLCGWDFKDAYQMPLDSIFQIENAFTRERVFNPVKKVLESGKIVGLANHTILISKYKKEYQIADTAAPIFDYQKNISGAVLVFSDVTEKYQKEEALFINEKKYQNLFNSALDAILITDNEGYIIDANPAAAQLFGFAQSEFIGRHSLDITPIVKLEDWKLMWKQFQEKGTASGEYEAVSKDGKKIYLEFQAVAHFLTGMHLSIIRDVSIKKKQEEQLFYQANVFDSVSDAIVCTDLDFKITSWNKGAEFIYGYTKEEVIG, translated from the coding sequence ATGATAAACAATGTTATACATACTCTTTTACTAATAGAAGACGATCCGATTATAGCACTATCAGAGACTATCTTTTTAGAAAAAGAAGGGTTTAAAGTAATTCATGCATACTCCGGCGAGAATGCAATCGACTATCTAAAATCAAATTCAAATGGAGTTCATCTAATCTTGATGGATATTGATTTAGGAAGTGAAAATATGATTGGAACAGAAGCCGCGAAAATTATTGTAAATGAATTTAACATACCTTTAGTTTTTTTATCATCACATGTAGAGAAGGATGTAGTAGAAAAAACAGAAGACATTACCTCGTATGGATACATAGTCAAGAACTCCGGCAACACCGTATTACTCACAAGCATCAAGATGGCACTAAAACTTTATTATAGTAATAAAAAATTAAAGGAAAGTGAGGAAAGACTTCAAATTACAATTCAATCGATCGGTGATGAATTCATTACAACGGATCTAAATGGAAATATAACTATTATGAATCCAATTGCAGAAAAATTATGTGGTTGGGATTTTAAAGATGCCTATCAAATGCCACTCGATTCTATTTTCCAAATCGAAAATGCTTTCACAAGAGAAAGAGTTTTTAACCCTGTAAAAAAAGTTCTTGAATCTGGAAAGATCGTTGGATTAGCAAATCATACAATTCTGATTTCAAAATATAAAAAAGAATATCAAATTGCCGACACAGCAGCACCAATTTTCGATTACCAAAAAAATATATCGGGAGCAGTTTTAGTTTTTTCTGACGTAACAGAAAAATATCAAAAAGAAGAAGCTCTCTTCATAAATGAAAAAAAATATCAAAATCTATTTAATTCTGCGTTAGACGCAATACTAATAACCGATAATGAAGGATATATTATAGACGCAAATCCAGCAGCAGCTCAATTGTTTGGATTTGCTCAATCCGAATTTATTGGAAGACATTCCCTGGACATTACACCGATCGTAAAATTAGAAGATTGGAAATTGATGTGGAAGCAATTTCAGGAGAAAGGAACAGCTTCAGGAGAATACGAGGCTGTATCCAAAGATGGGAAAAAAATATACTTAGAGTTTCAAGCAGTTGCACATTTTCTAACTGGAATGCATCTATCCATTATTAGAGATGTATCCATAAAGAAAAAGCAAGAAGAGCAATTGTTTTACCAGGCAAATGTATTCGATAGTGTTAGCGATGCGATAGTCTGCACCGATTTAGATTTTAAAATAACTAGTTGGAATAAGGGCGCTGAATTCATTTATGGCTACACCAAAGAAGAAGTAATTGGATAA
- the rsgA gene encoding ribosome small subunit-dependent GTPase A produces MMISLPALGYNEFFRNEFSKVENTSYLPARIISEHKGIYRVQDDQGEYLGEISGKLRYTAINRQDFPVVGDWVAIQRLEGEAKCIIHVILPRKTKLSRKSPGKTIEEQILCSNIDYIFIVQSMDATFNVNRIERYLSISWESGAIPVVILSKKDLCESPESILLEAESAAIGAKVHAISSLEEDSLGIIKTYLNSGNTIAFIGHSGAGKSTLINKLSRRELQKTNEIREADSRGKHTTTHRELFVLDNGLLIDTPGLREIQLWGDESMLQETFADIDSLSALCKFVDCKHESEPGCKIKEAIANGEISEERFANYEKMKRELEYLESRVDESAMLQRKQKERKFHKTFREVLKQKYDNR; encoded by the coding sequence ATGATGATTTCTCTACCTGCTTTAGGATACAATGAGTTTTTCAGAAATGAATTTTCAAAAGTAGAGAATACTTCCTATTTGCCTGCAAGAATCATATCAGAGCATAAAGGTATTTATCGTGTTCAAGATGACCAGGGTGAATACCTGGGAGAAATTTCAGGCAAGCTACGATATACAGCGATTAACCGCCAAGACTTTCCAGTTGTAGGAGACTGGGTCGCTATACAAAGATTGGAAGGAGAAGCAAAGTGTATTATTCATGTAATCCTTCCAAGAAAAACAAAGCTCTCTCGTAAATCTCCCGGTAAAACAATCGAAGAACAAATCCTTTGCAGCAATATCGACTATATATTCATTGTGCAATCAATGGATGCAACGTTTAATGTGAATAGAATTGAGAGATATCTTAGTATCAGTTGGGAGAGTGGTGCAATTCCCGTTGTGATTCTTAGCAAGAAAGATTTGTGTGAGTCTCCCGAATCCATTCTATTAGAAGCTGAATCTGCTGCGATAGGAGCAAAAGTTCATGCAATCAGTTCCCTCGAAGAAGACAGTTTAGGAATAATCAAAACTTATTTAAATTCCGGCAATACAATCGCTTTTATCGGACATTCAGGAGCAGGCAAATCAACTCTCATAAATAAATTAAGCAGAAGAGAGTTACAAAAAACAAATGAGATACGGGAAGCTGATTCGAGAGGAAAACACACTACAACTCATAGAGAATTATTCGTATTAGACAATGGATTATTGATTGATACACCCGGACTAAGAGAAATTCAACTCTGGGGAGATGAGTCTATGTTACAAGAAACATTTGCCGACATAGACTCATTATCCGCTCTTTGCAAATTCGTAGACTGCAAGCATGAATCTGAACCCGGCTGTAAAATTAAAGAGGCAATCGCAAACGGAGAAATTTCTGAAGAAAGGTTTGCAAATTATGAAAAAATGAAGCGTGAGTTAGAATACTTAGAATCCAGAGTAGACGAATCTGCTATGCTACAAAGAAAACAAAAAGAGCGCAAATTTCATAAAACTTTCAGAGAAGTTTTGAAACAGAAATACGATAATCGATAA
- a CDS encoding PAS domain S-box protein, whose translation MDGIISIDKNHKIILINPAAIKIFGYESNDILGHSINKLIPERFHSIHLKHIIEFEKTGVTTRTMNALSIVSGRRSNGNEFPMEASISQIEIGNEKIFTIILRDITDKKISEEKIIESEKKLREAQRISKLGSWHWNKETGIIELSDELYNLFNLKKESFQGTFPEILKVFHPEDRNRVRFLMIKAVNGYKPRPIEVRILSPNNQIRFILGEGELKFNNDKLVYIAGTIQDITERKISENKIKELLLEKELLLKEVHHRIKNNMQAIAGLLSIHASSIENEEASSILMEAMSRINGMGILYDKLYRTADFKVVSVKAYLSDLAKKILELASNSKSIQLKEEIEDFNLNTRILFPVGIIVNEVITNSIKYAFREDNKNILRLQSVKNEKNVRIIIEDNGSGFKDKKDFTNGFGLKLIQLLTAQLHGKHFFENKNGTMFTLEFPIN comes from the coding sequence ATGGATGGAATTATAAGCATAGATAAAAACCACAAGATAATACTCATTAACCCTGCTGCCATAAAAATATTTGGATATGAAAGCAATGATATACTAGGACATTCAATCAATAAGTTGATACCGGAAAGATTTCACTCGATTCATTTAAAGCATATCATAGAATTTGAAAAAACAGGTGTAACTACTCGAACTATGAATGCCTTGAGCATTGTATCAGGAAGAAGATCAAATGGAAACGAATTTCCAATGGAGGCTTCTATCTCACAAATAGAAATTGGAAATGAAAAAATATTTACGATTATTCTAAGGGACATTACAGACAAAAAAATTTCTGAAGAAAAAATAATTGAAAGTGAAAAGAAATTAAGAGAAGCGCAAAGAATAAGTAAACTCGGAAGCTGGCATTGGAATAAAGAAACAGGCATAATAGAATTATCCGATGAACTCTATAATCTATTTAATTTAAAAAAAGAAAGTTTTCAAGGCACATTTCCAGAAATTCTAAAAGTATTTCATCCAGAAGATCGTAATCGAGTCAGATTCTTAATGATAAAAGCAGTTAATGGATATAAGCCACGACCAATAGAAGTAAGAATTCTTTCACCCAACAATCAAATTCGATTTATTTTAGGAGAAGGAGAATTAAAGTTTAATAACGACAAGCTAGTTTACATAGCAGGAACCATTCAAGATATTACGGAGAGAAAAATCTCGGAAAATAAGATTAAAGAACTACTACTAGAAAAAGAACTTCTTTTAAAAGAAGTTCATCACAGAATTAAAAATAATATGCAGGCAATTGCGGGTTTACTAAGCATACATGCAAGTTCCATTGAAAACGAAGAAGCATCCTCTATATTAATGGAAGCAATGAGTCGCATCAATGGTATGGGTATTTTGTATGATAAACTTTATAGAACAGCTGACTTTAAAGTAGTATCCGTTAAGGCGTATCTATCTGATTTGGCAAAAAAGATTCTAGAATTAGCCTCCAATTCAAAATCAATTCAACTTAAAGAAGAAATTGAAGATTTTAATTTAAACACTAGAATTCTTTTTCCGGTTGGAATTATTGTAAACGAGGTTATTACTAATTCTATTAAGTATGCGTTCCGTGAGGATAATAAAAATATACTCCGATTACAATCCGTAAAAAATGAAAAAAATGTTAGAATAATCATCGAAGACAATGGATCAGGTTTTAAAGATAAAAAAGATTTTACAAATGGATTTGGTCTAAAACTAATTCAACTTCTTACAGCGCAACTACACGGAAAACATTTTTTTGAAAACAAAAATGGAACTATGTTTACTTTGGAATTTCCAATTAATTAA
- the secA gene encoding preprotein translocase subunit SecA, producing MFQKVLQFIFGSKYERDLKRLTPIVVEINSFEPEIQKLSNEDLKKQTKKFKDLLANGKTLDDILPEAFATIREVSVRVMGLRHYDVQMMGGIALHWGNIAEMKTGEGKTLTSTLAVYLNSLAGKGVHVVTVNDYLARRDALWMKPIYDFLGVTVGIIQHDMEHEERQEAYGSDITYGTNNEYGFDYLRDNMVPRKEHKVQREHFFGIVDEVDSILIDEARTPLIISGAADESTDNYIKIDAVIPKLVDKEDYEVDEKARNVLLTESGVKRVEQIIGVDNLYSPDNVELVHHVHQALKAHKIFQRDVDYVVQNGEVLIVDEFTGRLMPGRRYSDGLHQALEAKEKVTIARESQTLASITFQNYFRIYGKLSGMTGTADTEAEEFAKIYKLDVIVIPPNIKMKRLDHADRVYRTEREKFNAIVNEIKDLHSKKQPILVGTISIEKSELLSNKLRAVGLPHNVLNAKFHEKEAEIIANAGKPGAITIATNMAGRGTDIVLGGSQKHKELMEKWTENDSEIEEFKTAIKKKDFDSARAIAEEFAQHGKKKKAREILEDALNWEKSHQDVLNAGGLHILGTERHEARRIDNQLRGRSGRQGDPGSSRFYLSLEDDLMRIFGSDRISSIMQKLGMEEGQEIEHKMVSNAIARSQKRVEGHNFDIRKHLLEYDDVMNAQRIFIYNLRNDVLNEEANMEELVEDWIKETVDLQIDTHCEGKNPTSWDYLSLNEWLTTMNVSIRIKEENFPRSNDVRDKLRETLNSEFISVYKNKISKVGKEVWQYLERSILLDILDHRWKEHLYVMDHLRDGIWTVGYGEKNPLVEYKIQGFKIFATMVDNLKAEILSFLMKVEVAEDTKIEEKEVEYKKVGQETTDIDLFNMNGNQNDLLHISNKRKIDTNTSSTSSGGSSSRKSSRRKR from the coding sequence ATGTTTCAAAAAGTATTACAGTTTATATTCGGAAGTAAGTATGAAAGAGATTTAAAAAGACTAACTCCGATAGTCGTAGAGATTAATTCATTCGAGCCAGAAATTCAAAAACTTTCTAATGAAGATTTAAAAAAACAAACGAAAAAATTCAAAGACCTATTGGCTAATGGAAAAACACTAGATGATATTTTACCAGAAGCGTTTGCTACTATTCGCGAAGTATCCGTGCGGGTAATGGGTCTTAGACATTACGATGTGCAAATGATGGGTGGTATTGCTCTTCATTGGGGAAACATCGCAGAGATGAAAACCGGGGAAGGAAAGACTCTTACTTCTACACTTGCTGTGTATTTAAACTCGCTTGCCGGAAAAGGAGTGCATGTAGTTACGGTAAATGACTATTTGGCAAGGCGCGATGCTCTCTGGATGAAACCAATCTATGATTTTCTTGGTGTGACAGTTGGTATTATCCAACACGATATGGAGCACGAAGAAAGACAAGAAGCATACGGCTCAGATATTACTTACGGAACGAATAACGAATACGGATTTGATTATCTAAGAGATAATATGGTTCCAAGAAAGGAACACAAAGTTCAGAGAGAACATTTCTTTGGTATCGTGGATGAGGTGGATTCTATTCTCATTGATGAGGCGAGAACTCCCCTTATTATTTCAGGAGCAGCAGATGAATCAACAGACAATTATATCAAAATAGATGCAGTCATTCCTAAACTCGTAGACAAAGAAGACTATGAAGTAGATGAGAAAGCGCGTAACGTTCTTTTGACTGAGAGTGGTGTCAAGCGAGTAGAGCAAATCATCGGAGTGGATAATCTGTATTCTCCGGACAATGTGGAACTTGTTCACCATGTTCACCAGGCACTCAAAGCACACAAAATATTCCAGAGAGACGTAGACTACGTAGTTCAAAATGGCGAAGTATTAATCGTAGATGAATTCACCGGTCGCCTAATGCCCGGTAGACGCTACTCAGATGGATTACACCAAGCACTCGAAGCAAAAGAAAAAGTAACAATCGCTCGGGAATCACAAACACTTGCCTCTATTACATTCCAAAATTATTTTAGAATTTATGGAAAGCTTTCCGGTATGACTGGAACGGCTGATACAGAAGCAGAAGAGTTTGCAAAAATCTATAAATTAGATGTAATTGTAATTCCACCTAATATAAAAATGAAGAGACTCGATCATGCAGATAGAGTCTATCGAACAGAAAGAGAAAAGTTCAATGCAATCGTAAACGAGATAAAAGATTTGCATTCAAAAAAACAACCAATCCTAGTTGGAACTATTTCGATTGAAAAATCAGAATTACTTTCTAACAAGCTTAGAGCAGTAGGACTACCGCATAACGTTTTAAATGCTAAGTTCCATGAGAAAGAAGCTGAGATTATAGCTAACGCCGGTAAGCCGGGAGCAATAACCATTGCAACGAACATGGCGGGACGCGGGACTGATATTGTTCTAGGTGGATCACAAAAGCACAAAGAGCTGATGGAAAAATGGACAGAGAACGATTCTGAAATTGAAGAATTTAAAACTGCTATTAAGAAAAAAGACTTTGATTCAGCAAGAGCGATTGCGGAAGAATTTGCCCAACACGGAAAGAAAAAGAAAGCAAGAGAAATCTTAGAAGATGCTTTGAACTGGGAAAAATCTCACCAAGATGTATTAAACGCTGGCGGCTTACACATATTAGGCACAGAAAGACACGAAGCCCGTCGTATTGACAATCAGTTGCGCGGTAGATCGGGACGCCAGGGAGATCCGGGCTCTAGTAGATTTTATCTTTCATTAGAAGATGACTTGATGCGAATCTTTGGTTCGGATAGAATTTCCTCTATCATGCAAAAACTTGGGATGGAGGAAGGTCAAGAGATTGAGCACAAGATGGTTAGCAATGCGATTGCCCGCTCTCAAAAAAGAGTTGAGGGGCATAACTTTGATATCCGCAAACATTTATTAGAGTATGATGATGTAATGAACGCTCAGCGGATATTCATCTATAACCTCAGAAATGATGTTTTAAATGAAGAAGCCAATATGGAAGAGCTAGTCGAAGATTGGATCAAAGAAACAGTTGATCTACAAATTGATACACATTGCGAAGGAAAAAACCCAACCTCTTGGGATTATCTTTCGTTAAATGAGTGGCTAACAACGATGAATGTTTCTATTCGAATCAAAGAAGAAAACTTTCCTCGTTCCAATGATGTTCGCGATAAACTAAGAGAGACATTGAATTCAGAATTTATTTCTGTTTACAAAAATAAAATTTCTAAAGTAGGAAAAGAAGTCTGGCAATATCTTGAGAGAAGTATCCTACTAGATATTTTGGATCATCGCTGGAAAGAACATTTATATGTAATGGATCATTTGCGCGATGGAATCTGGACTGTTGGTTACGGAGAAAAAAATCCACTCGTAGAATACAAAATCCAGGGCTTTAAAATTTTCGCAACGATGGTAGACAATCTCAAGGCAGAAATTTTAAGCTTCTTAATGAAAGTAGAAGTAGCAGAAGATACAAAGATCGAAGAGAAAGAAGTTGAATACAAGAAAGTCGGACAGGAAACTACTGACATTGATTTGTTTAACATGAACGGAAATCAAAACGATTTACTTCATATCAGCAACAAACGTAAGATCGACACGAATACTTCTTCTACAAGTTCCGGCGGCTCTTCTTCAAGAAAGAGCAGTAGACGAAAACGATAG
- a CDS encoding urate hydroxylase PuuD, whose translation MEENALLLYGIRWIHYVSGVCWIGLLYFLNLVNVPLQGKLDAGVKKVLTPELMPRVLFWFRWAAMFTFLSGLTYYAVFFEMGHMRVQSPNWTIWILLGMLLGTIMWFNVWFVIWPNQRKIINGVKSGNPADPSIPKKALLFSRINTFLSVPMLFFMGYGRHAGGNVSIFSVEGLVVVVLAGAIGSAVVLFAIKQSATISTEV comes from the coding sequence ATGGAAGAAAATGCACTATTGTTGTATGGAATTCGTTGGATTCATTACGTTTCCGGCGTTTGTTGGATCGGGCTTCTTTATTTCTTAAACTTAGTAAACGTCCCTTTACAGGGAAAGCTTGATGCAGGAGTAAAAAAAGTTCTCACACCTGAATTAATGCCTCGCGTTCTTTTTTGGTTTAGATGGGCGGCTATGTTCACTTTCTTATCGGGCTTAACTTACTATGCTGTTTTTTTTGAAATGGGTCACATGAGAGTGCAATCTCCGAATTGGACTATCTGGATTTTATTAGGGATGCTCCTTGGAACAATCATGTGGTTTAATGTTTGGTTCGTAATCTGGCCTAACCAAAGAAAAATTATCAACGGGGTTAAGAGTGGTAATCCGGCAGATCCATCTATCCCTAAAAAAGCGCTTCTGTTTTCTAGAATCAATACTTTTCTTTCTGTTCCTATGTTATTTTTCATGGGCTATGGAAGACATGCAGGTGGAAATGTTTCGATTTTCTCTGTCGAAGGTTTAGTTGTTGTTGTTCTCGCTGGTGCAATTGGCTCCGCTGTAGTTTTGTTTGCTATCAAACAATCTGCAACTATTAGCACAGAAGTTTAA
- a CDS encoding PAS domain S-box protein has protein sequence MDKQSENHKEEIIKALRKELVSSELRFQKIIIHNSISILIVSQNGIIRFANPAAEYLFHKSKEKLIGQPLGYPMLCDEVAEIIIPARNSINLIVEMRVVETIWEEEAVFLVSMRDVTERRNMEEQLRIGEERYRSLVELSPFGIFVHMEGKCVFANSAGIQLLGGNYPEDVIGQSVMRFVHPEYRELVVSRIKSLLTDERQLVPIEEKFIKLDGTPIDVEVSGIKLDYSGKIAVQLVVIDITERKKAEEAIRSLNVELEATVRDRTKQLEIMNSELNAFRFSVSEDSQAPLKAINGFVKALGDRSNQKLDEIEISYIEKIKNAAANINSQIEDLLSLAKITRTELDLHSINLTSLCKEIVNEINQSNSSNDLELNLQTGMSIYADPNLMRIVMNNLLDNAIKFTKHRQYAKIEVGCFTKDGRVIVFVRDNGAGFNMQYAERLFEPFQRFHSSDEFEGSGVGLAFVSRIIDKHNGQIWAESDEGKGSTFYFVVE, from the coding sequence ATGGATAAACAAAGCGAAAATCACAAAGAAGAAATTATCAAAGCTCTCCGAAAAGAACTAGTATCTAGTGAACTTCGTTTTCAAAAAATAATTATTCATAATTCAATTTCTATTTTGATTGTAAGTCAAAATGGTATTATCCGCTTTGCAAATCCAGCCGCCGAGTATCTGTTTCATAAATCTAAAGAAAAGCTAATCGGTCAACCATTGGGTTATCCAATGTTATGTGATGAAGTCGCAGAAATCATTATACCTGCCAGAAATTCTATAAACTTAATTGTTGAAATGAGAGTTGTGGAAACTATTTGGGAAGAAGAAGCAGTATTTCTTGTATCTATGAGAGATGTTACCGAGCGCAGAAATATGGAAGAGCAACTGCGTATAGGCGAAGAGAGATATAGAAGCTTAGTAGAATTATCGCCTTTCGGAATTTTTGTTCATATGGAAGGTAAATGCGTATTTGCCAATAGTGCAGGTATTCAACTTCTAGGCGGAAATTATCCGGAAGACGTTATTGGGCAGAGCGTAATGCGATTTGTCCACCCCGAATATAGAGAGCTTGTGGTATCTCGAATTAAAAGTCTTCTTACAGATGAAAGACAATTAGTTCCGATTGAGGAGAAGTTTATCAAGCTAGATGGCACGCCTATCGACGTGGAAGTTTCTGGAATAAAACTTGATTATAGCGGTAAAATTGCTGTTCAGCTTGTCGTTATCGATATTACCGAGCGCAAAAAAGCCGAAGAAGCGATTAGAAGTTTAAATGTAGAACTTGAAGCTACTGTTCGCGATAGAACAAAGCAATTAGAAATTATGAATAGTGAGTTAAATGCATTTCGTTTTTCAGTTTCAGAAGATTCACAAGCACCTCTTAAAGCTATCAATGGATTTGTAAAAGCGTTAGGTGATCGATCCAATCAAAAATTAGATGAAATAGAAATATCTTATATAGAGAAAATTAAGAATGCAGCAGCGAACATCAATTCACAGATTGAAGACCTATTAAGTCTTGCAAAAATTACAAGAACAGAACTAGACCTTCATTCTATTAATCTTACTTCTCTTTGCAAAGAGATTGTAAATGAAATCAATCAATCAAACTCATCGAATGATCTAGAACTAAATCTTCAAACAGGAATGAGTATTTATGCAGATCCAAATCTAATGCGCATTGTGATGAATAATCTTTTAGACAATGCAATCAAATTTACCAAACACCGACAGTATGCCAAAATTGAAGTAGGATGCTTTACAAAAGATGGAAGGGTAATCGTTTTTGTTCGTGACAATGGTGCTGGCTTTAATATGCAATACGCAGAAAGACTATTCGAACCATTTCAACGCTTTCATTCGAGTGATGAATTTGAAGGTTCTGGTGTGGGGCTAGCCTTTGTTAGCCGTATTATTGATAAGCATAATGGTCAAATCTGGGCGGAAAGCGATGAAGGAAAAGGCTCTACGTTCTATTTTGTAGTGGAATGA
- a CDS encoding circadian clock KaiB family protein — MEKFVFYLYVTSGTKSSENAITDTKAFCEEEIQSNYEIFIVDVLEEPFLAEESKILVTPTLIKESPGKPIRLIGNFNNKNKLLQTFELEKVYG, encoded by the coding sequence ATGGAAAAATTCGTTTTTTATCTCTATGTTACTAGTGGAACTAAATCCTCAGAAAATGCTATAACGGATACGAAAGCATTTTGTGAGGAGGAAATCCAGTCCAATTACGAAATCTTTATAGTAGATGTATTAGAAGAGCCTTTTCTCGCAGAGGAATCTAAGATTCTTGTAACTCCAACCCTAATAAAAGAAAGTCCAGGAAAGCCGATTCGCCTAATTGGCAATTTTAATAATAAGAATAAACTTTTGCAGACATTTGAATTAGAAAAGGTCTATGGATAA
- a CDS encoding ATP-binding protein: MILDGILKNIKTGDSSCPYCKGVGIVLDEMITGSRTGSLGLCSCVTEHCVKCPAKAKAPYLVYEESLNKMIPCFCQEARLTRNRLDKIIDASNIPPRYKYRFLNSMDVSGNNMISLFVAHDWANELINNWDNPAHWKDKPKQGMYLSGGTGSGKTLLACIILNELIFRYGVKCRYAKISKDFLNALKDTYQKDSEYHGQERSIEMEFADIDVLVIDDFGVQKDSDWVNSKLYDLIDSRYEKEKITLLTSNSPLSDWKEKGEGRVYSRLCEMTHEIKLECPDYRLKFQMSTSG; the protein is encoded by the coding sequence ATGATACTTGATGGGATTCTAAAAAACATAAAGACAGGAGACTCTTCCTGTCCATACTGCAAGGGAGTCGGAATCGTTTTAGATGAAATGATAACTGGCTCGCGCACCGGCTCATTGGGATTATGCTCTTGCGTCACAGAGCATTGCGTCAAATGTCCCGCCAAAGCAAAAGCCCCCTACTTAGTTTACGAAGAATCCTTAAACAAAATGATTCCTTGCTTCTGTCAAGAGGCGAGGCTAACAAGAAATAGACTCGACAAAATCATTGATGCATCGAATATACCTCCGCGTTATAAATATCGTTTTCTCAATTCTATGGATGTTTCGGGGAATAATATGATTTCTCTTTTCGTTGCACATGATTGGGCAAATGAGTTAATAAATAACTGGGACAATCCTGCACACTGGAAAGATAAACCAAAACAGGGAATGTATCTTTCAGGAGGAACCGGTTCAGGCAAAACATTATTAGCCTGCATTATTCTAAACGAATTAATCTTTCGCTATGGGGTAAAATGCCGTTATGCTAAGATCAGCAAAGACTTCTTAAATGCATTAAAAGACACTTACCAAAAGGACAGCGAATACCACGGACAGGAAAGAAGTATAGAAATGGAATTTGCGGACATTGATGTTCTAGTAATAGATGACTTCGGTGTTCAAAAAGACTCTGACTGGGTAAATTCCAAACTTTACGATTTAATTGATTCAAGATATGAAAAAGAAAAAATCACTCTACTTACTTCTAATTCCCCCCTCAGTGATTGGAAAGAAAAAGGAGAAGGAAGAGTCTACTCTAGATTATGCGAAATGACTCACGAAATAAAATTAGAATGTCCCGACTACCGATTGAAATTTCAAATGAGCACATCTGGATGA